One genomic region from Gemmatimonadales bacterium encodes:
- a CDS encoding EamA family transporter: protein MPREHRLRLILAFAAVYVIWGSTYLGIRLAIATIPPFLMAAARFVVAGSILFVWARARGARMPTRVEWRTAAVIGFLLLLGGNGGVVWAEQRVTSSLTALIVAAEPLWVVILDWIRPGGKRPTLAVSAGLVVGFAGVALLISPSRVAGEGGVDLVGAAVLTYACVSWAIGSIYSRHAPAPASPLMATGSNMLAGSAFFLVAALATGEFGRLDVAAITTRSWLALAYLTVFGALIGFTAYLWLLKNTTLAKASTYAYVNPVIAVVLGWLIAGEPLTARTLVAAAIIIAGVVTISTFQYARSGARRLFARGGGAGLPSSVPGRP, encoded by the coding sequence CTGGGGCTCGACGTACCTCGGGATCCGTCTCGCGATAGCGACCATTCCGCCCTTCCTCATGGCGGCGGCTCGCTTCGTGGTCGCCGGGTCGATCCTCTTCGTCTGGGCCAGGGCGCGGGGCGCCCGCATGCCGACGCGAGTGGAATGGCGCACCGCGGCGGTCATCGGATTCCTGTTGCTGCTTGGCGGCAACGGTGGCGTGGTGTGGGCCGAGCAACGGGTGACGTCGAGCCTCACCGCGTTGATCGTGGCGGCCGAGCCGCTATGGGTGGTGATCCTCGACTGGATCCGTCCCGGCGGCAAGCGGCCGACTCTTGCCGTGAGCGCGGGATTGGTGGTCGGATTCGCGGGGGTGGCGCTGCTGATAAGCCCGAGCCGCGTCGCCGGAGAGGGCGGCGTGGACCTGGTCGGTGCCGCGGTGCTGACCTACGCCTGCGTGTCGTGGGCGATCGGTTCCATCTACTCACGCCACGCGCCGGCGCCTGCCTCGCCCCTCATGGCGACCGGGAGCAACATGCTCGCGGGGTCGGCGTTCTTCCTGGTGGCCGCCCTCGCGACCGGTGAATTCGGGCGGCTCGACGTCGCCGCGATAACGACGCGCTCCTGGCTCGCGCTCGCGTACCTCACCGTGTTCGGAGCACTGATCGGCTTCACGGCCTATCTGTGGCTGCTGAAGAACACCACGCTGGCGAAAGCCTCGACCTACGCGTACGTGAACCCCGTGATCGCCGTCGTCCTCGGCTGGCTCATCGCGGGCGAGCCTCTGACGGCCCGTACCCTGGTCGCGGCCGCGATCATCATCGCGGGCGTGGTGACCATCTCGACCTTCCAGTACGCGCGGTCGGGGGCGCGCCGGCTCTTCGCGCGCGGCGGCGGCGCCGGGTTGCCGAGCTCGGTGCCGGGAAGGCCCTGA